One stretch of Thalassophryne amazonica chromosome 19, fThaAma1.1, whole genome shotgun sequence DNA includes these proteins:
- the bend3 gene encoding BEN domain-containing protein 3 has protein sequence MSFSVHREILDEAMLEKEHRHVQDVKDEQEDFAICNSPEGLAGGCQSVTEPSKRTSAEMDPETHQSTSSKRVRVSDKTGRHFLEESSTYEPLCLATNGENRDHGQEKSTLSYRKPLFSISHRITEKRNTPSLEQQAAHGASIQLNYRTDLSPRVQGSEENGSFGSILGQTASPDSSLYPLIEKMFYILNTLNSSMTQLHSKVDLLTLEVMRIKKQIKPAEMLSDFQPPPEYLLTSNELNQLMEQTSSSGELGCRLLVHLFPEMFKARECSHECTASKRTLESLHLQLIRNYVEACYPSVKNNSVWQEECLLQINDFLNRFWAQRDMESAWLPKKQTAAGGGVKAEHPQSYDFINEQGQAEPVSLDNQQSSLAGSDLTFSTQATEELDDSSSPEDFVIFLMHRLFPEVFEEGKLPEGSGSFSSVGQLILDSDKMVIIRKYMEANFPDVPEESWLQVCIQHMEDTLDGPHSNSNGSETDNYDLANLSDDVSSFKVSDLGDIERRSRKSKKSLLSPVDFDNLKIPLPDFIVPQEYILSKEKLKNIYECSLSIGNFASRLLVLMFPELFTQENTRKQYNCSGSLGKKQLDPVRVNLIRHYVQLVYPRARNDRVWMLEFVGKLDERCRRRDTEQRRSYLQQRKVYGQESDQEARDFLCQLNQFHSDSMREDPDVASLPPEKSSKDFCKIPLDELAVSTPDFPVPSVYLLSDSEIREVVQQSLSVGNFAARLLVRLFPELFTQENLRLQYNHSGACNKKQLDPVRLRLIRHYVEAVYPVEKMEEVWHYECVPSIDERCRRPNRKKCDILKKAKRSSTVI, from the exons atgagtttctctgtgcacAGAGAAATCTTAGATGAAGCGATGCTTGAGAAAG AACACAGGCATGTCCAAGACGTTAAGGATGAGCAGGAGGACTTTGCAATTTGCAATTCACCTGAAGGACTTGCAGGAGGATGTCAGAGTGTCACTGAACCAAGTAAACGGACCTCTGCAGAGATGGATCCCGAGACACACCAGTCCACGAGTAGCAAGAGAGTTCGAGTGTCTGACAAG ACGGGGCGACACTTCCTAGAAGAGAGCAGCACATATGAACCTCTGTGCCTCGCTACAAATGGAGAGAACAGAGACCACGGCCAGGAGAAATCCACACTGTCCTACAGAAAACCTCTCTTCAGCATCTCCCACAGGATCACAGAGAAGAGGAACACGCCGAGTCTGGAGCAACAGGCCGCACACGGTGCCAGCATTCAGCTCAATTACAGAACTGACCTCTCACCCCGGGTCCAAGGTTCAGAGGAAAATGGCTCGTTTGGCTCCATATTAGGGCAGACTGCGTCTCCAGACTCGAGCCTGTATCCACTGATCGAAAAAATGTTTTACATTCTTAATACCCTCAATTCAAGCATGACTCAGCTGCACAGCAAAGTGGACTTGCTGACCCTTGAAGTCATGCGGATAAAGAAGCAGATCAAACCAGCTGAGATGCTGAGCGACTTCCAGCCTCCCCCCGAGTATCTGCTTACAAGCAACGAACTGAATCAGCTGATGGAGCAGACGTCCAGTTCCGGGGAGCTTGGGTGTCGGCTGCTGGTGCATCTCTTCCCGGAGATGTTCAAAGCCAGGGAATGTTCTCACGAGTGCACAGCAAGTAAGAGAACACTGGAGTCACTACATCTGCAGCTGATCCGGAACTACGTGGAGGCATGTTACCCTTCTGTCAAGAACAACAGCGTCTGGCAGGAGGAGTGCCTGCTTCAGATTAATGATTTTTTAAATCGGTTCTGGGCCCAAAGAGACATGGAAAGTGCGTGGCTGCCGAAGAAGCAGACAGCTGCAGGTGGTGGGGTAAAGGCAGAGCATCCGCAAAGCTATGACTTCATTAATGAACAGGGTCAGGCAGAACCCGTCTCTCTAGATAACCAACAGAGCAGCCTGGCTGGCTCAGACCTTACCTTCAGTACTCAAGCCACAGAGGAGCTGGATGATTCCTCCTCCCCTGAGGactttgttatttttcttatgCACCGCCTCTTCCCTGAGGTTTTTGAAGAGGGAAAACTGCCAGAAGGTTCTGGCAGTTTTAGTAGTGTGGGACAGCTGATTCTGGACTCTGACAAGATGGTAATCATAAGAAAGTACATGGAAGCAAACTTTCCTGATGTTCCAGAAGAGAGCTGGCTGCAGGTGTGCATTCAGCATATGGAAGACACGCTGGACGGTCCTCACAGTAACAGCAACGGGAGTGAAACTGATAACTACGATCTGGCCAACCTTTCCGACGATGTTTCGTCCTTTAAAGTttctgacttgggtgatattgaaaGGCGCAGTCGCAAATCCAAGAAGTCCCTGCTGTCACCCGTAGATTTTGACAATCTGAAGATTCCACTTCCAGACTTTATTGTTCCACAGGAGTACATTTTGTCCAAGGAGAAGCTGAAGAACATCTATGAATGTAGCTTGTCCATTGGGAACTTTGCTTCTCGGCTGCTGGTGCTCATGTTCCCTGAACTCTTCACCCAGGAGAACACACGGAAGCAGTACAACTGTAGCGGTTCCCTCGGCAAAAAGCAGCTCGACCCTGTTCGCGTAAATTTGATCCGTCACTATGTGCAGTTAGTCTACCCACGGGCCAGGAACGACAGAGTGTGGATGTTGGAGTTCGTGGGGAAGCTTGACGAGCGGTGCAGAAGACGCGACACAGAACAGAGACGATCATACCTGCAGCAGCGTAAAGTTTATGGCCAAGAGTCAGACCAAGAAGCAAGGGACTTTCTCTGCCAGCTGAACCAGTTTCATTCAGACAGCATGAGGGAGGATCCAGATGTTGCCTCTTTACCCCCAGAAAAAAGCAGCAAAGACTTCTGCAAGATCCCTCTGGATGAGCTGGCTGTATCCACCCCAGACTTCCCCGTACCGTCTGTGTATTTGCTGTCAGACTCGGAGATTCGGGAAGTCGTTCAGCAGAGTCTCTCTGTTGGTAATTTTGCTGCCCGTCTGCTGGTGCGCCTCTTTCCCGAGCTCTTCACCCAGGAGAACCTACGGCTGCAGTACAACCATTCAGGGGCCTGCAACAAGAAGCAGCTGGACCCTGTGCGCCTGCGGCTGATCCGTCACTACGTGGAAGCGGTGTATCCCGTGGAGAAGATGGAGGAGGTGTGGCACTATGAATGTGTGCCAAGCATTGACGAACGCTGCCGGCGCCCCAATCGCAAGAAATGTGACATTCTTAAGAAAGCCAAGAGGTCGAGCACTGTGATCTAG